The sequence GGTCGCCGCGGATTGGAACACGAGGGCAGGGTCGACAAGCCGGCAAAAGCGGCGGTCCCAGACGCCCGGCCGGCATCCCCCGCAACCGCACTACGTGCTGCGACACGCCACGACAGCAGCTACGTGGGGCGgccgcacccacacaccggGGGAACAGGGACACCGCGCTTGCGAGGCAACGGACAACCAGCCCcgcgccacccaccccccggCGCCGCCGGGTGCCCAACGCAGCCCCTCCTGGGGGACGCGCCAGAGGCCCTTTGCGCGCAGGCATGCGCTGCCAAAGCGCAGCCGGCACGGCGCGCCACACCCAGAGAAAAGGCGTCCAGGGGTCAGAGGTGTGGGGGCAGCGGGCGGGAAGGGCGCGCCGCCCACCCAGGCCCGCCCGGCgcccatcgcgcagcacgcgttGGAGGGACGAGACGAGCCCGCGAGACACATGGCCCGATTCAGCGGCGGGCTGCACGCGCATGCCTGCGGGGTGGTCCGTGGCAGGATTGCGtgtgaagaaaaaaaaatagtTCACGCCTCCTAAAACCCCGCGCGTCATCTCTAGGAAAGCGTGACTAACGCGGGGGCTGCCCACCAACGCTTCTGCGTCTGCGTGGGGAATGATGGgtcgcgtgtgtgcacacgcacctgcGCTCTATATATCTGAATGCATGCACAAAAGGCTCCCGCTGtccatccccctccccctttacTCGGATGCACCACACAGTGACAGACACTCACGTTGCACACGAATAACAGCACTTCAACGCATCATCCGACATTGCCTCACAGCGTCATAAAACGAGGCTGTTCATGAATTAGGGTCGTCCATGGCGCAGATGTTTCATAGGGGTGTGGCACATTCTCACCGCCGGCGACTGAGCCGCTTATGGAGGCGTTGCGCCGGCCTATTCAATAGGCGCGCTGTGCCACTCGTTAGCGCTTTTGCCGTGGTGCTCTTAGTCACGGCAGCCGTGCTGTTAACACCGCGTCGCTACGCACGGGTACCGGATGGCAGCGACCTTGCCATCCCGTATCACTCTAAAGCCGCAGTGTATCGACAAAACGCTGCGTTTGTGGCGCCGTTCccgcgtggtggtgggatTGGCGTTGCCAGCACCGCGACGGAAACCGTCCCCGCCGCGGTGCATAGTCGCTCACACCGTGAAGAAGCGCTGGAGGCAGAGATCGAGGTATACCTAGCGAACCACGGCATCCGTCGTGAGCGCCGCACACGCGTTCGCTTTCAGATTGTCTCCAATGTGGTAGATTGGAAACTGTGCACGACGCTAGGCTCTGCGGCGCTCGCGGGCTTCAGCATACCGGTAACCGGCTTCAACGCCGCCTACTCACATGTCCGGCGCTTCGAAAGGTATCTCGACTTTGTCgagcgcgaggagctgcacgacgAAGACATCGTCGTCACAATGGACAGCGACGTTTACTGGACTGGAGCCGactttctccccttcctcagGAAGTTTGCGCGCTTTTCCCCGGAGCAGGAAAGCGATCTAGACGTTGCAGCCGTCCGGGCATGGGAAGACTatggggagaagaaggcgcccCTGGACatgcagcgcctgcaggacGAGATGCACAATGGCACCGCAGGTCTGAAGCGCCCTTTGCTGCAGATGCCGCCTGTGGTGTACAACGCCGACGACCTGTGCTGGTGGGGTCAGCACTCTGAAGGCTTTGTGCAGTGCCCTCTGGCCTTTGCGACGCTGGATCACATGGTCGAGGTGGCGCGCAACCACGCTTCGAGTATCGACGTGCATAAGGCAGCGTCCTACGTAGGCGTGTCCGCCAAAACGCTGCGGAGCGAACTCAAGAAGTCCTTCACGGGCAAGCAACAGTGGATGGTGGACGACATGCTAGGCAACCCGAACACGGCGTCACCGTATACGACCCAGGTGAAGCGGTCTCGCGACGATCCGCTCTTCTACAACGTCACCGTTGTGAGCAAGTCCAACCCGACCGTGCTGCTGAATGGCGGCATGCACGTGTCACGCGTGTGggcgctgcgccggctgGCAAAGGCCGTTGCCACGTACACGGCGGTAGAGACGCCGgtcgcggaggcggaggagcaccaCACGTCTCAGTGGTGGTGTGACCAAGCTCTGTTAGGCCAAATATATGTGCGGGGGCGCCTGTACGAGGTCGAGCACAACTTGTTGGCTGGGCCTCCGCTTTCGAGGCGGACGCCGCCAGTCCCGTACGATGACCGTTACGGGCCACCAGGCCTTGTTGGCCTGGACAGGCGATCAGAGATGGCAGTTCTCGCCCCGACCATCGAGCGCAACCCGACCCTGTTCCTCCCCAGCAAGTACCTGGAGGAGCAGTCCCTGGGCAGCAACCGTTGGTGGATCCGGAACAAGACCGAGCTACTGCTGGGCGAGAACGAGCCTCAGGGTCACTCACTAAAGCACCTACAGACGACGCGTGGTGGCGCCCTCgtgacaccgccgctgctgtggcgctcGGCGACCGCAGAGGACAGGTCGAGAGGCTTCCAAAATGAAGCCGAGGAAGACCCTGACGTCGCTCATACTCCATTTATACACTACGCCGCGCCTTCCAAGCACAAGCGGTTCACGGCTCATCGCCACTATTACTCCTGGATGGTGGCCGCGCGGCACGACAGCCGGGCACGGGAATCCGTGACGAATGCTCTCCGGAAGGAGTTGGTGGAGCTGTGGTTCAACGAGGAGCGTGTTTTCGTTAACTTCACACACATGTGCAAGGATCCAACACTGCTGTCTTTGCCGTAGCGCGAGTTGAGTGCCTCGAGGACAACGCGCGTGCTTAACGTTTCGGTTTTTTTGCCTCCGAACGGATTTTAGCGCGCATTTgtatttttttcttcttccttttttcccttaTTAGCGCTCCGTAAGTCTCGTTAGCGCCGTGCCATGTAGAGCCCCCCTTCAATTCGCAGTTGTCTTTGGGGCCCGTGTAGTCGGGGCAGCGTTGGCATGGGTTTGCTGCTTAGGACATAGCacaccttttctttttccctttcttttgctGATGCATTTCTCAGCAAACCTCCGTTATTTGGGTTGACGCAGGcttccattggcggcgtgtaaaaccacaaaggcaatcgaatggcacttgaccttatagttggccgggttaatttgtctgggcaaaagaactggaagggggatgggggtggttggtgggatgtggtgatggatttgcgaaatatacaggctgggtgccataatgtttcccgattggaaattatggccacaggtcggatATGTGTTTCTGTTATGAATGATTACTTTCTATTGTccctttatttcttctctaaTGTGTTATTCATAAATGAAGTAATCCACTCTAagtgttgatgcggcccgcgacgaaaaaacgcccacccacccaaccctagacacgaatttctcggatgtccggaacggaccggaaggccacagaacggNNNNNNNNNNNNNNNNNNNNNNNNNNNNNNNNNNNNNNNNNNNNNNNNNNNNNNNNNNNNNNNNNNNNNNNNNNNNNNNNNNNNNNNNNNNNNNNNNNNNATGCAGCCCGGGTGTGTTGTTGAGCACCACGCCCAGCAAGTCCACCGCAATGAGGAAGCAGCGAGGGCCCAGAGCGGAACCCTGCGGGACCCTGAGTGCAAACTCGGCTATCTTGGATTCCGTCGTGTGGAGGCGAATACAGGCGCGACGACCGCCCAGCGACATTCATGATCCAGAGAGTGTGGTGCGCCTCTACGCTAGGCCTATTCAGAGCCGCGATGGTTACTCCGTGATCTACCACACTACACACGCGAGCGGGGTCCACAAACGGTGCACCTATCGTCCTACCTGGCTGGCGCAGGGCCACGTTCTGGAGGAGCAAGCCCAGGGGTCCGGCGGTGGAGTGGTGAGGATGGAGGTCCTGCCGCTGTGCTCTGTGCCTGCCCTCCACATGGACACGTTGACGTCACGTACTCACCACCTACTCAAATACCATGAGCCAAGAGGGTCGTTCAGTGTGACGCGCTGATGGGTGCACGCAGATTCACAGGCTCGCTAATGCCCCTCTTATAGAGCCTCTCCGTCGTCGTTGCCATGAGAGAGAGCCCACCGCagccgtctctctctctcgcttctcttcgtGATTGCGGTTTGGGGGTGTTTTTCTTCGTGTCTGTGCTCACCGCAAtccgcaccccctccccctccactaTGCGTGCTCCTCCACTTTTTCGTGCTCACGGTCTCCGCCACCCGCCACCACTCAGGCGCGCACTCGTACGGCTTCACGAAGGCGAAGTGCCATCCCATCCCTGACAAACGCACACGGGCGCGTATAGGCACGCTCGTCGGATCTGCAGAGTAGATGGGTAAAGGCTGATGCCGACACCAGGCATGGATCTCtcgggggaaggggggctgCAGGACTCCGAGGGCTCGTCGACACAGCACAAAGaaccacccccaccccggTTCTCACCCCCTCAGCCGCGATGCCCCGCTTCCCCCACGCAGGGTCGCCCTCGACTCTGTCGTCCCCTGACAGCTCCGTTGACGCAGGCAGCCCTACCTCGTACGGAGTGTCCGCACAGCAGCTCGACGCGCTGTCGGCGACGGCCCACCTTGTCGGCTCGCCActgcaacgacagcagccTGTCGGGCGTGACATGACACACCCTGCCTTGCTTGTAGCGGCgaagctcctgcagcacggcgTCGACCCCGAGCGCATTGACTTGATCGAGTGCCGCTACCGTGACGCCTCCTAAAGCgtgggcggtgctgccgcagaagagaggagcggcaCTTTGGGGAAGCACAGAGATGCGCACATGAAAGACGTCTGCCACTGACGCCCCACCTCCTGCTTTTCACCAGCCGGGGGCGGGCATCTGTGGCGCCCAGACCAGCCATACAACAGGAAGGCGGCGAAGTATCATGACGGCGACAACTCCGCGCATGATGCGCTCATGTCTCCTCGATGCCCGTGAAGGGGAACGGGAATAAACCCTCTATGCTCTTATACTCcgaagggggggaggtagCGGACGTTGCGGCAACCTACGTTGAGCTGTGCGGTCCCTGCGGCGGGCCTCGcattcttctcttctttgccttgGAACTCTTTTcccgtgctcttcttctctcctcctcactccccTCCGCCTACGCTACCCACCaaacctcctccccctctcacgcTGCCTCATCGACGAGCATTCGCTCccagacgcgcacacgctgcaCAGTCGCCACCGGATTTGTGCCGCATCGCGCTCCCTTTGCGCTCACACGCAGGCCGTATCGTCACTTTGCGGAAAGCGATTTAATGCAGCAGACATGCCTCCTCGCCAAAGGCAATCTTAGCAACATTGGCAAAGCCGTCTGCGGCGAGCTTGCCATGGTCAGACGCAGTGTCGCCGTGTGTGGGGGTCGCGAGACCCCGTCTGCGGAAATACTCAATCGAATCAAAGCGGTGGCCGCGGAAATATGAAGGGCGGGGCCTCCACGACAGCGATGGTACAGCCCGTTCACCAGGCATGGGGGGCTGCGCCGACTTTCTTGTCCGCTACGCTGGCTGAGGCGCCTGCGGTGGAGGACTAATTCGGCATCATCGATGTAGACGTTAGCTCCATCCTTCACATACCCCTGTTGGGGCTGCATTGTGaacacctcctccgccctcgGCCTTGCTGGCCGCCCGAGCAAGGCTGCCTACTCGGAGAGCAAGCACAGCGTCATTGGCCACACGGAGTCtgtggcgctggaggtggcgccgacTTTGCGTCTTGAGCGGCAAAAGCAGAAGTCACCTCTGGGCAGACAAACGGGCACACCCAAGCTGAGGACGGCAGTGCCCTCGGCTGCTCCGTGGAGTGAGCTCAGCCCCCTCTACTCCCGCTCTCCGCACTCGTCGTAATGCGTTGTGCGTGACATGCTCTTCACTTCGTCTCGTGCAGGTgcgtgggggagggaaggggggagggggaaaaagagagagcgtcATCAACCACAACCGCAGCGACTCGAAACGCTTTGCTGCTTGTCTGTTCCACCGTCTCTTTCTTggtgttttctctctcacagGGGCAATCGACCCCACCACGCCACA comes from Leishmania braziliensis MHOM/BR/75/M2904 complete genome, chromosome 33 and encodes:
- a CDS encoding putative expression-site associated gene (ESAG3), with the translated sequence MAQMFHRGVAHSHRRRLSRLWRRCAGLFNRRAVPLVSAFAVVLLVTAAVLLTPRRYARVPDGSDLAIPYHSKAAVYRQNAAFVAPFPRGGGIGVASTATETVPAAVHSRSHREEALEAEIEVYLANHGIRRERRTRVRFQIVSNVVDWKLCTTLGSAALAGFSIPVTGFNAAYSHVRRFERYLDFVEREELHDEDIVVTMDSDVYWTGADFLPFLRKFARFSPEQESDLDVAAVRAWEDYGEKKAPLDMQRLQDEMHNGTAGLKRPLLQMPPVVYNADDLCWWGQHSEGFVQCPLAFATLDHMVEVARNHASSIDVHKAASYVGVSAKTLRSELKKSFTGKQQWMVDDMLGNPNTASPYTTQVKRSRDDPLFYNVTVVSKSNPTVLLNGGMHVSRVWALRRLAKAVATYTAVETPVAEAEEHHTSQWWCDQALLGQIYVRGRLYEVEHNLLAGPPLSRRTPPVPYDDRYGPPGLVGLDRRSEMAVLAPTIERNPTLFLPSKYLEEQSLGSNRWWIRNKTELLLGENEPQGHSLKHLQTTRGGALVTPPLLWRSATAEDRSRGFQNEAEEDPDVAHTPFIHYAAPSKHKRFTAHRHYYSWMVAARHDSRARESVTNALRKELVELWFNEERVFVNFTHMCKDPTLLSLP